Proteins encoded together in one Triticum dicoccoides isolate Atlit2015 ecotype Zavitan chromosome 7B, WEW_v2.0, whole genome shotgun sequence window:
- the LOC119338204 gene encoding ATP synthase subunit alpha, mitochondrial-like, translating to MEFSPRAAELTTLLESRMTNFYTNFQVDEIGRVVSVGDGIARVYGLNEIQAGEMVEFASGVKGIALNLENENVGIVVFGSDTAIKEGDLVKRTGSIVDVPAGKAMLGRVVDALGVPIDGKGALSDHERRRVEVKAPGIIERKSVHEPMQTGLKAVDSLVPIGRGQRELIIGDRQTGKTAIAINTILNQKKMNSRDTNESETLYCVYVAIGQKRSTVAQLVQILSEANALEYSILVAATASDPAPLQFLAPYSGCAMGEYFRDNGMHALIIYDDLSKQAVAYRQMSLLLRRPPGREAFPGDVFYLHSRLLERAAKRSDQTGAGSSTALPVIETQAGDVSAYIPTNVISITDGQICLETELFYRGIRPAINVGLSVSRVGSAAQLKAMKQVCGSSKLELAQYREVAAFAQFGSDLDAATQALLNRGARLTEVPKQPQYEPLPIEKQIVVIYAAVNGFCDRMPLERISQYEIAILSTINPELQKSFLEKGGLTNERKMEPDASLKESTLPYL from the coding sequence ATGGAATTCTCACCCAGAGCTGCGGAACTCACGACTCTATTAGAAAGTAGAATGACCAACTTTTACACGAATTTTCAAGTGGATGAGATCGGTCGAGTGGTCTCAGTTGGAGATGGGATTGCACGTGTTTATGGATTGAACGAGATTCAAGCAGGAGAAATGGTGGAATTTGCCAGCGGTGTGAAAGGAATCGCCTTAAATCTTGAGAATGAGAATGTAGGTATTGTTGTCTTTGGTAGTGATACCGCTATTAAAGAAGGAGATCTTGTCAAGCGCACTGGATCTATTGTGGATGTTCCTGCGGGAAAGGCCATGTTAGGCCGTGTGGTCGACGCCTTGGGAGTACCTATTGATGGAAAAGGGGCTCTAAGCGATCACGAACGAAGACGTGTCGAAGTGAAAGCCCCAGGGATTATTGAACGTAAATCTGTGCACGAACCCATGCAAACAGGCTTAAAAGCAGTGGATAGCCTGGTTCCTATAGGCCGTGGTCAACGAGAACTTATAATCGGGGACAGACAAACTGGAAAAACTGCAATAGCTATCAATACTATATTAAACCAAAAGAAAATGAACTCAAGGGACACAAATGAGAGTGAGACATTGTATTGTGTCTATGTTGCGATTGGACAAAAACGCTCGACTGTGGCACAATTAGTTCAAATTCTTTCAGAAGCGAATGCTTTGGAATATTCCATTCTTGTAGCAGCCACCGCTTCGGATCCTGCTCCTCTGCAATTTCTGGCCCCATATTCAGGGTGTGCCATGGGGGAATATTTCCGCGATAATGGAATGCACGCATTAATTATATATGATGATCTAAGTAAACAGGCGGTGGCATATCGACAAATGTCATTATTGTTACGCCGACCACCGGGCCGTGAGGCTTTCCCAGGGGATGTTTTCTATTTACATTCCCGTCTCTTAGAAAGAGCCGCTAAACGATCGGACCAGACAGGTGCAGGTAGCTCGACTGCGTTACCCGTGATTGAAACACAAGCTGGAGACGTATCGGCCTATATCCCCACCAATGTGATCTCCATTACAGATGGACAAATCTGTTTGGAAACAGAGCTCTTTTATCGCGGAATTAGACCAGCTATTAACGTTGGCTTATCCGTCAGTCGCGTCGGGTCTGCCGCTCAGTTGAAAGCTATGAAACAAGTCTGCGGTAGTTCAAAACTGGAATTGGCACAATATCGCGAAGTGGCCGCCTTCGCTCAATTTGGGTCAGACCTTGATGCTGCGACTCAGGCATTACTCAATAGAGGTGCAAGGCTTACAGAAGTGCCCAAACAACCACaatatgaaccacttccaattgaaaAACAAATTGTTGTGATTTATGCTGCTGTCAACGGCTTCTGTGATCGAATGCCACTAGAAAGAATTTCTCAATATGAAATAGCCATTCTAAGTACTATTAATCCAGAATTACAAAAATCCTTCTTAGAAAAAGGTGGCTTAACTAACGAAAGAAAGATGGAACCAGATGCTTCTTTAAAAGAAAGCACTTTGCCTTACCTGTGA
- the LOC119338205 gene encoding ATP synthase subunit 9, mitochondrial-like encodes MEVQAQVLRIINKKSKKEQRRKNVTRKVFSRLEMLEGAKSIGAGAATIALAGAAVGIGNVLSSLIHSVAQNPSLSKQSFGYAILGFALTEAIALFAPMMAFLISFVFRSHKKS; translated from the coding sequence ATGGAGGTGCAGGCCCAAGTACTTCGAATCATCAACAAGAAATCCAAGAAAGAACAGCGAAGGAAAAACGTGACAAGAAAAGTGTTTTCTCGACTCGAGATGTTAGAAGGTGCTAAATCAATAGGTGCCGGAGCTGCTACAATTGCTTTAGCCGGAGCTGCTGTCGGTATTGGAAACGTCCTCAGTTCTTTGATTCATTCCGTGGCGCAAAATCCATCATTGTCTAAACAATCATTTGGTTATGCCATTTTGGGCTTTGCTCTCACCGAAGCTATTGCATTGTTTGCCCCAATGATGGCCTTTCTGATCTCATTCGTTTTCCGATCGCATAAAAAGTCATGA
- the LOC119335935 gene encoding ATP synthase subunit a-like, whose amino-acid sequence MRFLSTDMKDRNMLFAAITTNQPIRSKCSRLPDLHDFFPTNISQNFAITPNLDITPTPERIAGVTIVLQIEEYLGQNESEQGAVNLARTVLGARHRNGETWQGILEDIRAGGGMDNFIQNLPGAYPETPLDQFAIIPIIDLHVGNFYLSFTNEVLYMLLTVVLVVFIFFVVTKKGGGKSVPNAWQSLVELIYDFVLNLVNEQIGGLSGNVKQKFFYRISVTFTFSLFRNPQGMIPFSFTVTSHFLITLALSFSIFIGITIVGFQRHGLHFFSFLLPAGVPLPLAPFLVLLELISYCFRALSLGIRLFANMMAGHSLVKILSGFAWTMLFLNNIFYFIGDLGPLFIVLALSGLELGVAISQAHVSTISICIYLNDATNLHQNESFHN is encoded by the coding sequence ATGAGATTTCTTTCTACGGATATGAAGGATAGAAATATGCTATTTGCTGCTATTACAACGAATCAACCAATTCGTAGTAAGTGTTCCCGTCTTCCCGATCTACATGATTTTTTCCCAACCAACATCTCTCAGAACTTTGCTATAACGCCAAACTTGGATATAACGCCAACGCCTGAGCGAATTGCTGGCGTCACAATAGTTTTACAAATAGAAGAGTATTTGGGCCAAAATGAGTCCGAACAGGGAGCAGTCAATTTAGCTAGAACAGTATTGGGAGCCCGCCACCGAAATGGCGAAACTTGGCAGGGCATATTAGAGGATATTCGGGCGGGTGGTGGTATGGATAATTTTATCCAGAATCTGCCTGGTGCCTACCCGGAAACCCCATTGGATCAATTTGCCATTATCCCAATAATTGATCTTCATGTGGGCAACTTTTATTTATCATTTACAAATGAAGTCTTGTATATGCTGCTCACTGTCGTTTTGGtcgtttttattttttttgttgttaCGAAAAAGGGAGGTGGAAAGTCAGTGCCAAATGCATGGCAATCCTTGGTCGAGCTTATTTATGATTTCGTGCTGAACCTGGTAAACGAACAAATAGGTGGTCTTTCCGGAAATGTGAAACAAAAGTTTTTCTATCGCATCTCGGTCACTTTTACTTTTTCGTTATTTCGTAATCCCCAGGGTATGATACCCTTTAGCTTCACAGTGACAAGTCATTTTCTCATTACTTTGGctctttcattttccatttttatagGCATTACGATCGTTGGATTTCAAAGACATGGGCTTCATTTTTTTAGCTTCTTATTACCTGCGGGAGTCCCACTGCCGTTAGCACCTTTCTTAGTACTCCTTGAGCTAATCTCTTATTGTTTTCGTGCATTAAGCTTAGGAATACGTTTATTTGCTAATATGATGGCCGGTCATAGTTTAGTAAAGATTTTAAGTGGGTTTGCTTGGACTATGCTATTTCTGAATAATATTTTCTATTTCATAGGAGATCTTGGTCCCTTATTTATAGTTCTAGCATTAAGCGGTCTGGAATTAGGTGTAGCTATATCACAAGCTCATGTTTCTACGATCTCAATTTGTATTTACTTGAATGATGCTACAAATCTCCATCAAAATGAGTCATTTCATAATTGA